One segment of Alnus glutinosa chromosome 2, dhAlnGlut1.1, whole genome shotgun sequence DNA contains the following:
- the LOC133859531 gene encoding rhamnogalacturonan I rhamnosyltransferase 1: MCKVEGYDEKCGYREECEVGFKFLSEVQVGKSKSFMVLRPRMKLFVIRGITIMLLCACFVQLMALGETWGPRVLKGWPSCFSHSELPLPLEFPYAAPIKAASSPPKRVYKNNGYLMVSCNGGLNQMRAAICDMVTIARYLNVTLIVPELDKASFWADPSDFHDIFDVDHFIASLKDEVRILKALPPRLKRRVEQRTLYSLAPISWSNMSYYLNQILPLVKKHKVVHLNRTDARLANNRLPLEIQKLRCRVNFNGLRFTSQIEELGRRVVRILREKGPFLVLHLRYEMDMLAFSGCTHGCSSDEVEELTRMRYAYPWWKEKVINSTMKRLEGLCPLTPEETALVLSALGIDRNVQIYIAAGEIYGGEKRMASLAAAFPNLVRKDTLLDPSDLSFIKNHSSQMAALDYLVSLESDIFVPTYDGNMAKVVEGHRRFLGFKKTIQLDKKHLVGLIDQYNNGSFSWDDFSSVVKEAHATRMGSPKKRIIIADRPKEEDYFYANPYECLQLLDEPWRST; the protein is encoded by the exons ATGTGTAAAGTGGAGGGTTATGATGAGAAGTGCGGTTATAGGGAGGAGTGCGAAGTGGGATTCAAGTTTTTGAGTGAAGTTCAGGTTGGAAAATCGAAGAGTTTTATGGTTTTGAGGCCTCGAATGAAGCTGTTCGTCATTCGTGGGATAACAATTATGTTGCTTTGTGCTTGTTTTGTTCAGCTAATGGCTCTGGGAGAGACGTGGGGGCCAAGAGTGTTAAAGGGTTGGCCTTCTTGTTTCAGTCATTCTGAATTGCCTCTGCCCCTTGAATTTCCTTATGCTGCTCCAATCAAAGCTGCTTCTTCCCCACCAAAAA GGGTATATAAGAACAATGGTTATCTAATGGTTTCCTGCAATGGAGGACTAAACCAAATGCGAGCAGCA ATATGCGACATGGTTACAATTGCCAGATACTTGAATGTCACACTTATTGTTCCAGAGCTGGACAAAGCCTCTTTTTGGGCTGATCCAAG TGACTTCCATGACATATTTGATGTTGATCATTTTATCGCGTCGTTGAAAGACGAAGTTCGCATATTGAAGGCATTACCACCAAGGCTCAAGAGAAGAGTTGAACAGAGAACATTATATTCATTGGCACCCATTAGTTGGTCTAACATGTCCTACTACCTTAATCAG ATTCTTCCTCTGGTGAAAAAGCACAAAGTTGTACATTTAAACAGAACTGATGCTCGGCTGGCTAATAATAGACTACCTCTTGAGATTCAGAAACTGCGCTGCCGAGTAAACTTCAATGGCTTGAGGTTTACTTCCCAGATAGAGGAATTGGGTAGAAGAGTTGTCAGGATTTTGAGGGAGAAGGGACCTTTCCTGGTCCTTCATCTCAGATATGAAATGGACATGTTGGCTTTCTCTGGCTGTACTCATGGCTGCAGCAGTGATGAGGTGGAAGAACTCACAAGAATGAG ATATGCCTACCCTTGGTGGAAGGAGAAAGTTATAAACTCCACCATGAAAAGGCTAGAAGGTTTGTGCCCTTTGACACCCGAGGAAACTGCATTAGTATTGAGTGCGCTTGGAATTGATCGTAACGTTCAAATTTATATTGCTGCCGGAGAAATATATGGTGGGGAAAAGAGGATGGCAAGTTTGGCAGCAGCTTTTCCTAATTTG GTCAGAAAAGATACTCTACTGGATCCCTCGGACTTGAGCTTTATCAAGAACCACTCATCCCAAATGGCAGCACTGGATTATCTTGTTTCCCTGGAGAGTGATATTTTTGTTCCTACATATGATGGGAACATGGCTAAGGTCGTTGAAGGCCATCGCAG GTTTTTAGGATTCAAAAAGACTATTCAGTTGGACAAAAAGCATCTGGTTGGCTTAATAGATCAATACAATAATGGGTCATTCAGCTGGGATGACTTCTCTTCTGTTGTGAAGGAAGCTCATGCCACTCGGATGGGAAGCCCAAAGAAACGAATTATAATAGCAGATAGACCAAAGGAAGAAGATTATTTCTATGCCAACCCATATGAGTGTCTGCAATTGTTAGATGAACCATGGAGAAGCACATGA